CGGACGTGACGTGGAGTCAGGCCGTCGCCGGCCTGCGGTATGTCTTTCAGCACCGCATTATCTTAGGCGCCATCTCCCTCGACCTCTTCGCCGTCCTCTTCGGCGGGGCGGTCGCCCTCATGCCGGTTTTTGCCAACGACATCCTCAAGGTGGGCCCGACGGGCTTAGGTCTCCTTCGCGCGGCCCCGTTCGCGGGTTCGGTCCTCACGGCGATTGCGCTCACGCGGTTACCACCGATCCGCCGGGGCGGACGGGCCCTGTTCGGGGCGGTCGCCGTCTTCGGGATCGCCACGATCCTTTTTGGAATCTCCCAAAACTTCTATTTCTCGATCCTCTGTCTCGCCGTCCTGGGCGCCGCAGATATGGTCAGCGTCGTGATCCGCCACGTCCTGGTCCAGGTCCAGACGCCGCCGTCGATGCGCGGCCGCGTGAGCGCGGTGAATCTCATCTTCATCGGGGCCTCGAACGAACTGGGAGAATTTGAGTCGGGCGTTACCGCATCCTGGTGGGGCACCGTGCCCGCCACCGTCATCGGAGGGTTGGGGACTTTGGCGGTCGTGGCGTTCTACGCCTGGAGATTTCCGGAAATTCGCGACTATGATCGTAAGTCTCCGCCATCTATCCGATCGGAATGCTGATGGCGGGGACGTTGTTCGGCACCTTCGTCGGACGCCCGCGGTGGTATTCGTATTCCTCCTGCGAGGCGTCCAGTCCCGCCAACACCGCGAAGGCCCGGGCCTGGCCGCCCATCTTGAGCTGAAGGAAGAGTTCGGGCAGAAGGTGCATGCCCGCGATCTCGTAGAGATCGTTGAAGCGTTTGAGCTCCACCGCGGACGTGCCGGCCTGGACTTCCTTCTCAAATTGCTGGCGGCGGGGGGCATACTCCTTCTGCAGGAGCGTCAGAATACCTTCGATTTGGGCCCTGGCTGCCGACTCGCCGACTCCTTCCTCGTCCATTTTCATGAAATGCACGAGCGATTCGAGGAACGGTATGTAATGCTCGCATTCATTGAACATCTGGACGGTCGAGACGACCGTAAAATTATCGAACAGCGCCTGCACGGGCGAGAAGACGCGCTTCCATCCCTTCCGCAAGGCCCTGAGTCCGAATAAGCCGAGGCACTCGCCCAGATGCTTCAGGCGGCGGACGGCGAATCCCCGGATGTGGCGACGTTTGAGGTCGTTCACCGTCTCCTTGGCCCTTTGGTAACCGTGACGACCCTTAAACCATTTGAGCCTCTCCTCGACCTCGGAGGTGTGCCCTTCCTTCAAGTCCTCGCGGTCGAGCCCCTGGTATTCCAGGTCGATCCTCAGAACCGGCCGGCCCTGCGCGTCCTTCTCGACCTTCATGGTCTCGATGACCAGGGCGCGCGCGTCCTGAAACATTTTCGAGTCCCCGTTCTGCGAGGGATGATAGTCGACGAGAGACGGCACGATGATCTCCATCAGGCCGCTTGCGCGCTTGAGCCCCAACTTTTCGGTCAAGTTGGTCAGCTCCCTCTCGTGCGAATGACCTCCCGAAAAGAGGACGACCTCCTCGCGGCTCAAGAGCCCACGAAGCAGCTCACGCGCCTCGCAGGACGTCGCGCCCTTGAGGATGCGAATGCTGGAAAAATGCGAGCTCAGCTTGAACCGGGCGTTCGGGTTTTCTTTCAACTTCTCCTCGATGAACGCCTCGACGAGCCTCACCTGAAGGGCGGACACTCCGGGGATGACGGCGAGGGGGTTGCCGTTGTCCAGGCTGTCCATGCTGATCGTGTAGACCGGCACCTCGGTTCCGCTCTCCAGTCGAAAGCGCGCCTCCTCGGTCGCCTGGACGTAGAAGGGTGTCACCTTGGTCTTTCGGTCCGGGATGTCTTGGTCCGCGACCTCGAAATTCACCATGGACTCCCAATAACGCGCCCGCCCGTCCGAGTCCGGCGTCGGCTTCCAAAAGGCCTCCACGATCTGCCGGTGATTCGAGGGTTTGAGGAGGACAGGCGGCGTCCCGTCGGAGAAAATCGCGGCCTTGCCCGTGACCGCGGCGACGGATCGGTTGATCCGTTCGATGGGCGCCGCATTCGCGTGATGCCTGTGAAGGATCCGGTGCATCCCCCGGAAGGTCTCCCGGGGCGTGAGCACGTTGCCTTCATTGCTGCAGGACTGGCAGACGTCCTTCTTCAACGGGTCCCGGCCTTTCATCACGCGGACGAGAAAACGGTAGGCCCGGCTTAAGAGGTTCACGACGCCGTAAGCGTTGGAGCTCGAATGATTGCCTCGGTCGTAGCCTTCGACGGGCACAGGGTGCCGATCGAGCACCTTTTCAAAGTGGGTCAGCTCGCTCTTGCAGGGCGTATCGGGCAC
This genomic interval from bacterium contains the following:
- a CDS encoding MFS transporter, with protein sequence MSQAAAAFRHRDFRFYLSARFFSLIAHTMMTVAVSQAVYEMTHNPLHLGYIGLSLFLPKFLFTLPAGHAADRIDRRKIMMASRIATSVLTLAFILYFRAGHAPLWLLYVLTFFMGIAQTFDGPASQAIVTQIVPSQDFENAVTWNSANFQTAFILGPALGGLLYTAFGAAAWVLCVVAAFRVFSVFLVLPLAPRTDHIETSDVTWSQAVAGLRYVFQHRIILGAISLDLFAVLFGGAVALMPVFANDILKVGPTGLGLLRAAPFAGSVLTAIALTRLPPIRRGGRALFGAVAVFGIATILFGISQNFYFSILCLAVLGAADMVSVVIRHVLVQVQTPPSMRGRVSAVNLIFIGASNELGEFESGVTASWWGTVPATVIGGLGTLAVVAFYAWRFPEIRDYDRKSPPSIRSEC